The following coding sequences are from one Chaetodon trifascialis isolate fChaTrf1 chromosome 24, fChaTrf1.hap1, whole genome shotgun sequence window:
- the ephx2 gene encoding bifunctional epoxide hydrolase 2: protein MAEKKKAVLFSFWGVVVSSKLHDVFHKLEELHNLPGGFLSSVASLKDGAMRRAERGEVMLSQMTPALEAECVQEAQRRGVTLPSDWSVGGLLEELRRAMMDVQPAVLRTAARLRLSGLLTAVLANHWLDDSATGDAAARLLSVLGGHFDLVLQSCRSGHRVPEPSMFSCALQHLGVTSQQALWLDADDEGVKAAQGAGMKAVLVEDLDDALDKLADFTGVQAGADSPPPSCRPDEVSHGYVTIRPGVRTHYVEMGSGPAVLLCHGFPESWYSWRYQIPAVAAAGFRVLALDMKGYGESTAPPDIEEYSQEQLCKDLITFLDKMSIPQVTLVGHDWGGFLVWTLAQYHPERVRAVASLNTPLFPANPSAPPAERLKANPIFDYQLYFQKPGAAEAELEKDLERTFKILFFSSAEAVKRPPISTAGVCARGGLFVGLPEKIPRSCMLTEADLQYYVSQYKERGFRRPLNWYRNGEADWRWMCSRPTAKLLMPALMVTAGKDQVLLPELSKGMDDLIPNLSRGHIEDCGHWTQMERPAETNRILISWLKETHEKAGRVTVAPKL, encoded by the exons ATGGCCGAGAAGAAGAAAGCCGTCTTGTTCAGCTTCTGGGGCGTCGTTGTCTCGTCCAAACTTCATGATGTTTTTCACAAGTTGGAGGAGTTGCACAACCTGCCCGG GGGGTTCCTGTCCAGCGTGGCATCCCTAAAGGACGGTGCCATGAGGCGGGCGGAGAGAGGTGAGGTGATGCTTTCACAG aTGACGCCAGCGCTGGAGGCGGAGTGTGTGCAGGAGGCTCAGCGCAGGGGTGTGACTCTGccatctgattggtcagttggaggcctgctggaggagctcaGACGGGCGATGATGGACGTCCAGCCGGCTGTCCTGAGGACAGCTGCCCGTCTGCGTCTCAGTg GGTTACTGACGGCTGTGCTGGCCAATCACTGGCTCGACGACAGCGCGACTGGAGACGCTGCGGCCcgcctcctctctgtgctgggCGGCCATTTTGACCTGGTCCTCCAGTCCTGCCGCTCAGGCCACAGGGTCCCCGAGCCCTCCATGTTCAGCTGCGCCCTGCAGCACCTGggagtgacatcacagcag GCTCTGTGGCTGGACGCAGACGATGAAGGCGTGAAGGCGGCACAGGGGGCGGGGATGAAGGCCGTCCTGGTGGAAGATCTGGACGACGCTCTGGACAAACTGGCCGACTTTACTGGAGttcag gctgGAGCAGACAGTCCTCCACCCTCCTGCCGTCCTGATGAAGTGTCTCATGGATACGTCACCATCAGG ccTGGTGTGAGGACTCATTATGTTGAAATGGGTTCAGGTCCTGCAGTTCTGCTGTGTCATGGCTTCCCTGAGAGCTGGTACTCCTGGAGGTATCAG attccagctgtggcagcagcaggtttCAGGGTTTTGGCTCTGGACATGAAGGGATATGGAGAGTCCACAGCAccgccag ACATCGAGGAATATTCTCAGGAGCAGCTGTGCAAG GATTTGATCACGTTTCTGGACAAAATG TCCATACCACAGGTCACCCTGGTGGGTCATGACTGGGGCGGCTTTCTGGTGTGGACCCTGGCCCAGTATCACCCTGAGAGAgtcag GGCTGTGGCGTCTCTGAACACTCCTCTGTTCCCCGCCaatccttctgctcctcctgcagagagacTGAAGGCCAACCCCATCTTTGACTACCAGCTCTACTTCCAGAAGCCC ggaGCAGCAGAGGCCGAGCTGGAGAAAGACCTGGAGAGAACGTTCAAGATCCTGTTCTTCAGCAGTGCCGAGgca GTGAAGCGTCCTCCCATCAGCACTGCAGGCGTCTGCGCTCGAG GCGGTCTGTTTGTGGGGCTGCCGGAGAAGATTCCCCGGAGCTGCATGCTGACGGAGGCCGACCTGCAGTACTACGTCAGCCAGTACAAAGAGCGAGGCTTCAG GAGGCCGCTGAACTGGTACCGCAACGGGGAGGCGGACTGGAGATGGATGTGTTCTCGTCCCACTGCAAAG CTGCTGATGCCTGCGCTGATGGTGACGGCAGGTAAAGACCAGGTGCTGCTGCCGGAACTCTCCAAAGGAATGGACGACTTG ATCCCGAACCTGAGCAGAGGACACATCGAGGACTGTGGACACTGGACTCAGATGGAGAGACCAGCTGAGACGAACCGCATCCTGATATCATGGCTGAAAGAAACACACGAGAAGGCTGGACGTGTTACTGTGGCCCCCAAACtgtga